A single region of the Mycobacterium avium subsp. avium genome encodes:
- a CDS encoding WXG100 family type VII secretion target codes for MTIKVTPQMLRDTSNAIQANMEHAIGIGQGYVANQENVMNPATWSGDAVAASHATAIEVQNDLNKVLTGGTRLAEGLTKAAALMEGHEADSSHAFSALFGGHGS; via the coding sequence GTGACAATCAAGGTGACCCCGCAAATGCTTCGCGATACTTCCAACGCGATTCAGGCGAATATGGAACATGCCATCGGCATCGGTCAGGGTTACGTCGCAAATCAGGAAAATGTGATGAACCCGGCCACCTGGTCCGGTGACGCGGTGGCCGCGTCGCACGCGACGGCCATCGAGGTGCAAAACGATTTGAACAAGGTGCTCACCGGTGGCACCCGGCTGGCCGAGGGCCTCACCAAGGCGGCCGCCCTGATGGAAGGCCACGAGGCGGATTCCTCGCACGCATTCAGCGCCCTATTCGGCGGCCACGGCTCCTGA
- a CDS encoding PPE family protein codes for MADPGWAARTPEDNDMLLKAGVGVGTHVANQTAWTTLAATHHASGVASAINTAATSASWLGAGSAASAANVTMLNASLHGLAGWVDVKPAVVATAISAYQMAYGSMRPAPECIANRTETATDYGINPLVLGALTPRIASLELEYYGSMWPNNSAVGASYGAVLTALAESLAIAPPIASMGASPAAPAEAVSAIGESAANVAAGDGMRAAYQGVQTGTQGAGQAASSGQDLGGQMSSLMQPVQELMGAVPQAMQASMQMMQAPMQMMQPLQSMMGMFANPGAMGMGGAAPGVSAVSATTGLSAAEAGAGGAGSLGSAGVPATSFTRPVSAFEPATSGRPVGLRPAGALGAEALRPQTTTMSGAPMGGMPVGHGAGGQRGSRDKAEEPATVRVVDDRV; via the coding sequence ATGGCCGATCCCGGATGGGCTGCGCGTACGCCCGAGGACAACGACATGCTGCTCAAGGCAGGCGTCGGGGTGGGCACTCACGTGGCCAACCAGACCGCCTGGACGACCTTGGCCGCCACCCACCATGCCTCGGGCGTCGCATCGGCGATCAACACCGCCGCGACCTCGGCGAGCTGGCTGGGCGCCGGGTCGGCGGCCTCGGCGGCCAACGTCACCATGCTCAACGCGTCGCTGCACGGCCTGGCCGGCTGGGTCGACGTCAAGCCGGCGGTGGTGGCCACCGCCATCTCGGCTTACCAGATGGCCTACGGCTCGATGCGCCCGGCGCCCGAATGCATCGCCAACCGGACCGAGACCGCGACCGACTACGGCATCAACCCGCTGGTCCTCGGCGCGCTGACGCCGCGGATCGCGTCGCTGGAACTCGAGTACTACGGCTCCATGTGGCCCAACAACTCGGCCGTCGGCGCCAGCTACGGGGCGGTGCTGACGGCGCTGGCCGAAAGCCTGGCGATCGCGCCGCCGATCGCGTCCATGGGCGCCTCACCGGCCGCGCCGGCCGAGGCGGTCTCGGCGATCGGCGAGTCCGCGGCCAACGTCGCCGCCGGCGACGGCATGCGCGCCGCCTACCAGGGCGTGCAGACCGGCACCCAGGGCGCGGGGCAGGCCGCGTCGAGCGGCCAGGACCTGGGCGGCCAGATGAGCAGCCTGATGCAACCGGTGCAGGAGCTGATGGGAGCGGTGCCGCAGGCGATGCAGGCCTCCATGCAGATGATGCAGGCCCCGATGCAGATGATGCAGCCGCTGCAATCGATGATGGGTATGTTCGCCAACCCCGGCGCCATGGGCATGGGTGGGGCGGCGCCGGGAGTCTCGGCCGTCTCCGCCACCACCGGGCTCTCCGCCGCGGAAGCCGGTGCCGGTGGCGCCGGATCCCTGGGCAGCGCGGGCGTGCCCGCAACCAGTTTCACCCGTCCGGTCAGCGCCTTCGAGCCCGCCACCAGTGGCCGGCCGGTGGGGCTGCGGCCGGCCGGGGCGTTAGGCGCCGAGGCTCTGCGACCGCAGACCACGACGATGAGTGGAGCCCCGATGGGCGGTATGCCCGTCGGGCACGGGGCGGGAGGCCAACGCGGATCCCGTGACAAGGCCGAAGAGCCCGCGACCGTGCGGGTCGTCGACGACCGAGTGTGA
- a CDS encoding PE domain-containing protein — translation MVVSVQSEMVLASAGAESAISAETEAAASAASPALLGVMPMGGDPDSAMFAAALNACGASYLGVVSEHAAQRGLFAGAQGMASGVYTTTEAMRSLAMGISSVL, via the coding sequence ATGGTTGTGTCGGTGCAGTCAGAGATGGTTCTGGCGTCGGCTGGCGCCGAGTCGGCGATCAGCGCCGAGACCGAGGCGGCCGCCTCGGCGGCGTCGCCCGCACTGCTGGGCGTGATGCCGATGGGCGGTGACCCCGACTCGGCCATGTTCGCGGCGGCGCTGAACGCCTGCGGGGCCAGCTACCTGGGGGTCGTCTCGGAGCACGCCGCCCAGCGCGGCCTGTTCGCCGGCGCGCAGGGGATGGCGTCCGGGGTGTACACCACCACCGAGGCGATGCGCTCGCTGGCCATGGGAATCAGCAGCGTCCTCTAA
- a CDS encoding VOC family protein → MLGHLGINVPDLSVAKRYYDALMPLVGFEPFFAAADEFSYRPAGNKPGTYLFFYPAAEPHEYSAQRTGLQHLAFMVRGRSAVHEVHTHVIRIGGTVIYPPRHFPQYPGHYYATFWYDPFGIKLEAVCHHDRD, encoded by the coding sequence ATGCTCGGCCACCTCGGCATCAACGTGCCCGACCTGTCCGTCGCCAAGCGGTATTACGACGCGCTGATGCCGCTGGTCGGATTCGAGCCGTTCTTTGCCGCCGCCGACGAATTCTCCTATCGACCGGCCGGCAACAAGCCGGGCACCTACCTGTTCTTCTATCCCGCGGCCGAGCCGCACGAGTACTCGGCACAACGCACCGGCCTTCAGCACCTGGCATTCATGGTGCGAGGACGCTCGGCGGTGCACGAGGTGCACACCCATGTAATTCGAATTGGCGGCACCGTCATTTACCCGCCGCGCCATTTCCCGCAATATCCCGGCCACTATTACGCCACCTTCTGGTACGACCCCTTCGGCATCAAACTCGAGGCCGTCTGCCACCACGACCGGGATTAG
- a CDS encoding TetR/AcrR family transcriptional regulator — MATATRERFLTAATGLFRRQGYSGTGLKQIVAESRAPLGSLYHFFPGGKQDLAVQAIAHTAERYRELLDRVFARSTDIGQATVTWFNWAARALQETDYADGCPIGTVACEVASSNEALRQATQAVFASWQSRVAAELIGAGVPTAQARRLATFAVASLEGAILLARAHRSTRPLRETGRVVADTLRAATDRG, encoded by the coding sequence ATGGCCACGGCGACCCGCGAACGGTTCCTGACCGCGGCCACCGGACTCTTTCGGCGCCAAGGCTATTCGGGCACCGGCCTCAAACAGATCGTCGCCGAGAGCCGGGCCCCGCTGGGCTCGTTGTATCACTTCTTCCCCGGCGGCAAGCAAGACCTGGCCGTGCAGGCGATCGCCCACACCGCCGAGCGCTACCGGGAACTGCTCGACCGGGTGTTCGCCAGGTCCACCGACATCGGGCAGGCCACCGTCACGTGGTTCAACTGGGCCGCCCGCGCCCTGCAGGAAACCGACTACGCCGACGGCTGCCCGATCGGCACGGTGGCCTGCGAGGTCGCCAGCAGCAACGAGGCGCTGCGGCAAGCCACCCAGGCGGTGTTCGCGTCCTGGCAGTCCCGGGTGGCCGCCGAACTGATCGGCGCGGGCGTCCCGACCGCGCAGGCCCGCCGGCTGGCGACGTTCGCGGTGGCCAGCCTGGAGGGGGCGATCCTGCTCGCCCGGGCGCACCGCAGCACCCGGCCGCTGCGCGAGACGGGCCGCGTCGTCGCCGACACCCTGCGCGCGGCCACCGACCGCGGCTGA
- a CDS encoding enoyl-CoA hydratase/isomerase family protein, protein MNASAEHIRYEKRGRIATITLDRPASRNAIDPAMDRRLRDIWAEFRDDDGVDVAILTGAGEAFCAGADRNTWFHQWLDADAAAVRRNAKGVGFGGITRGLHRITKPVIGAVNGWALGAGLELALACDIRIASERAMFGAPLVGLGFHHGDGGISRLVDTCGLAVALDLELSGEPIGAQRALQVNLVTRVVAHDDLMTAAHALAERIAGYHQAAVRSAKDTVLDVVGRPLDEQLEREAMSAYSIDRHSAREIIAAVGMRGH, encoded by the coding sequence ATGAACGCCAGCGCCGAACACATCCGGTATGAGAAGCGGGGCCGGATCGCCACCATCACCCTGGACCGGCCGGCCTCGCGCAACGCGATCGATCCGGCGATGGACCGGCGGCTGCGCGACATCTGGGCCGAATTCCGCGACGACGACGGCGTCGACGTCGCGATCCTGACCGGGGCGGGTGAGGCGTTCTGCGCCGGCGCCGACCGCAACACCTGGTTTCACCAATGGCTCGATGCCGACGCGGCGGCGGTGCGCCGCAACGCCAAAGGCGTTGGCTTCGGCGGCATCACCCGCGGACTGCACCGCATCACCAAGCCGGTGATCGGGGCGGTCAACGGCTGGGCGCTGGGCGCCGGCCTGGAGCTGGCGCTGGCCTGTGACATCCGGATCGCCTCCGAGCGGGCGATGTTCGGTGCGCCGTTGGTGGGCCTGGGTTTTCATCACGGCGACGGCGGCATCTCACGGCTGGTCGATACCTGCGGGCTGGCCGTCGCGCTGGATCTGGAATTGAGCGGCGAACCCATCGGCGCGCAGCGCGCGCTGCAGGTCAACCTGGTCACCCGGGTGGTGGCCCACGACGACTTGATGACGGCGGCCCACGCCCTGGCTGAGCGCATTGCCGGTTATCACCAGGCCGCGGTGCGCTCGGCCAAGGACACGGTGCTCGACGTGGTCGGGCGACCGCTGGACGAGCAACTCGAGCGGGAGGCGATGAGCGCCTACTCCATCGATCGGCACAGCGCCCGCGAGATCATCGCCGCGGTCGGGATGCGGGGCCACTGA
- the dacB gene encoding D-alanyl-D-alanine carboxypeptidase/D-alanyl-D-alanine endopeptidase — protein MARTRWQKSTPVFIGLGVLAFVAAVVVAATFFTTTGHGAGNAHAPIPAPHAPTVKPGMLPVSDTAELPTGPGVSAALAPVAADPNLGRLGGRITDAITGKELWQVADDMPLVPASTNKVLTAAAALLTLDRQARISTRVVAGSQNAQGPVVLVGAGDPVLSAAPPGQPTWYRGAARISDLVEQIRRSGVTPTAVQVDTSAFSGPTMAQGWDPSDVDNGDIAPIESVMIDAGRIQPTTVNSRRTRTPALDAGRELAKALGLDPNAVTVATAPSGARQLAVVQSAPLVQRLSEMMDHSDNVLAECIAREVAAAINRPRSFAGAADAVTNRLSTAHVDTAGATLMDSSGLSVDDRLTAKTLDGVLQAAAGPDQPALRALLDLLPIAAGSGTLGDRFTDASTNQGPAGWLRAKTGSLTAINALAGVLTDRSGRVLTFAFISNDAGPNGRNAMDALATRLWFCGCS, from the coding sequence ATGGCCCGTACTCGCTGGCAGAAATCCACCCCAGTGTTCATCGGGTTGGGCGTGCTGGCGTTCGTCGCTGCCGTGGTGGTTGCGGCAACGTTTTTCACCACGACCGGGCACGGCGCGGGCAACGCGCACGCCCCGATACCGGCTCCGCATGCACCCACGGTCAAGCCGGGCATGCTGCCGGTCAGCGACACCGCCGAGCTACCCACCGGACCCGGGGTGAGCGCCGCGCTGGCGCCGGTGGCTGCCGACCCCAACCTGGGCCGGCTGGGCGGCCGGATCACCGACGCCATCACCGGCAAAGAGCTGTGGCAGGTTGCCGACGACATGCCGTTGGTGCCGGCGTCCACCAACAAGGTGCTGACCGCCGCGGCCGCGCTGCTGACCCTGGACCGGCAGGCCCGGATCAGCACCCGGGTGGTGGCCGGCAGCCAGAACGCGCAGGGGCCCGTCGTGCTGGTGGGTGCGGGCGACCCGGTGCTGTCGGCGGCCCCGCCCGGGCAGCCGACCTGGTATCGAGGCGCGGCCCGGATCAGCGACCTGGTCGAGCAGATCCGCCGCAGCGGGGTGACGCCGACCGCGGTGCAGGTGGACACCTCGGCGTTCAGCGGGCCGACGATGGCGCAGGGCTGGGATCCCTCCGACGTGGACAACGGCGACATTGCGCCGATCGAGTCGGTGATGATCGACGCCGGACGCATCCAGCCCACCACGGTCAACTCCCGCCGCACCCGCACACCGGCGCTGGACGCGGGCCGGGAGCTGGCCAAGGCGCTGGGGTTGGACCCCAACGCGGTGACGGTCGCGACGGCGCCGTCCGGGGCGCGGCAGCTGGCCGTCGTGCAGTCGGCGCCGCTGGTGCAGCGGCTGTCGGAGATGATGGACCACTCCGACAACGTGCTGGCCGAGTGCATCGCCCGGGAGGTCGCGGCGGCCATCAACCGGCCGCGCAGCTTCGCGGGTGCGGCCGACGCGGTCACCAACCGGCTCAGCACCGCCCACGTCGACACCGCCGGCGCGACGCTGATGGATTCCAGCGGGCTGTCGGTCGACGACCGGCTGACCGCCAAGACGCTCGACGGCGTGCTGCAGGCCGCCGCCGGGCCGGACCAGCCGGCGCTGCGGGCGCTGCTGGATTTGCTGCCGATCGCCGCCGGCAGCGGCACCCTGGGCGACCGGTTCACCGACGCCTCGACCAACCAGGGCCCGGCCGGCTGGCTGCGCGCCAAGACCGGCTCGCTGACCGCCATCAACGCGCTGGCCGGCGTGCTCACCGACCGCAGCGGGCGGGTGCTGACGTTCGCGTTCATCTCCAACGATGCCGGCCCCAACGGCCGCAACGCGATGGACGCGCTGGCCACCCGGCTCTGGTTCTGCGGGTGCTCATGA
- a CDS encoding inorganic diphosphatase encodes MEFDVTIEILKGQRNKYEVDHETGRLRLDRYLYTAMAYPTDYGFIEDTLGEDGDPLDAMVLLPQSVFPGVIVEARPVGMFRMTDEKGGDDKVLCVPAGDHRWEHIQDIGDVPEFELDVIKHFFVHYKDLEPGKFVKAADWVGRAEAEAEVQRSIERFKAQGH; translated from the coding sequence GTGGAATTCGACGTGACCATCGAGATCCTCAAGGGCCAGCGGAACAAATACGAGGTTGACCACGAGACCGGTCGGCTGCGCCTGGACCGCTACCTGTACACCGCGATGGCCTACCCGACCGACTACGGCTTCATCGAGGACACCCTGGGTGAGGACGGCGACCCGCTGGACGCGATGGTGCTGCTGCCGCAGTCGGTGTTCCCCGGGGTGATCGTCGAGGCGCGCCCGGTCGGCATGTTCCGGATGACCGACGAGAAGGGCGGCGACGACAAGGTGCTGTGCGTGCCGGCCGGCGACCACCGCTGGGAGCACATCCAGGACATCGGCGACGTCCCGGAGTTCGAGCTCGACGTGATCAAGCACTTCTTCGTGCACTACAAGGACCTGGAGCCGGGCAAGTTCGTCAAGGCCGCGGACTGGGTCGGCCGCGCCGAGGCCGAGGCCGAGGTGCAGCGGTCGATCGAACGGTTCAAGGCCCAGGGGCACTAG
- a CDS encoding DUF475 domain-containing protein, producing the protein MPALRTFGVSLLVTAAALVLGYAYGGPKSLYLLLVLAALEVSLSFDNAVINAAVLKQMSRFWQRMFLTIGILVAVFGMRLLFPLLIVWATAGLDPVRALELALRPPPHGALEFPDGSPSYQKLLTAAHPQIAAFGGIFLLMLFLDFLLIDRDIKWLKWIEVPFARIGRLGQVSVVLSGLTLVLVGTGLTHSSQEAVTVLTAGLLGMVAYLVVNGLSRAFRPSGVGQPQPAGPATGWAGLSLFLYLEVLDAAFSFDGVTGAFAITSDPVVIVLGLGVVGAMFVRSITIYLVHQETLDRYVYLEHGAHWAIGALAVIMLASIEPRLTVPEPVTASVGVFFIGTAVGFSVLRRRRESGRASAPGP; encoded by the coding sequence GTGCCCGCTTTGCGCACCTTCGGGGTCTCGCTGTTGGTCACCGCGGCGGCCCTGGTCCTCGGATACGCCTACGGCGGCCCCAAGAGTCTGTACCTGCTGCTGGTGCTGGCGGCCCTCGAGGTGTCGCTGTCCTTCGACAACGCCGTCATCAACGCCGCGGTGCTCAAGCAGATGAGCCGGTTCTGGCAGCGGATGTTCCTGACGATCGGGATCCTGGTCGCCGTGTTCGGGATGCGGCTGCTGTTCCCGTTGCTGATCGTGTGGGCGACCGCGGGCCTCGACCCGGTGCGCGCGCTCGAGTTGGCGCTGCGCCCGCCCCCGCACGGCGCGCTGGAATTTCCCGACGGCTCGCCCAGCTACCAGAAGCTGCTCACCGCCGCCCATCCCCAGATCGCCGCGTTCGGCGGCATCTTCTTGCTGATGCTGTTCTTGGACTTCCTGCTAATCGATCGAGATATCAAGTGGCTCAAGTGGATTGAGGTTCCGTTCGCCCGCATCGGGCGGCTGGGTCAGGTGTCGGTGGTGCTGAGCGGCCTGACGCTGGTGCTGGTCGGCACCGGGTTGACGCACTCCAGCCAGGAGGCGGTGACGGTGCTGACCGCCGGACTGCTGGGCATGGTCGCCTACCTGGTGGTCAACGGTTTGAGCCGGGCGTTTCGGCCGTCCGGGGTGGGGCAACCGCAACCGGCAGGCCCGGCGACCGGCTGGGCCGGGCTGAGTCTGTTCCTCTATCTGGAGGTGCTCGACGCCGCCTTCTCGTTCGACGGGGTCACCGGCGCGTTCGCGATCACCTCGGACCCGGTCGTCATCGTGCTGGGGCTGGGCGTGGTGGGCGCGATGTTCGTCCGGTCGATCACCATCTACCTGGTGCACCAGGAAACGCTGGACCGCTACGTGTACCTGGAACACGGCGCGCACTGGGCGATCGGCGCGCTGGCGGTGATCATGCTGGCGTCCATCGAGCCGCGGCTGACCGTTCCCGAGCCGGTGACCGCGTCGGTCGGGGTGTTCTTCATCGGAACGGCGGTGGGCTTCAGCGTGCTGCGGCGCCGCCGCGAATCCGGGCGGGCTAGTGCCCCTGGGCCTTGA
- a CDS encoding glycosyltransferase family 2 protein translates to MGTDTHYSAVWVVIPAFNEAAVIGEVIADVRSVFDNVVCVDDGSTDDTGEIARRAGAHLVRHPINLGQGAAIQTGVEYARRQPGAQVFATFDADGQHRVKDLAAMVNRLRVGDVDVVIGTRFGTRQGARPPLVKRMVLQTAARLSRRGRRLGLTDTNNGLRVFNKKVADGLDITMSGMSHANEFVMLIDENHWRVVEEPIEVLYTEYSRSKGQPLLNGVNIIFDGFLRGRIPR, encoded by the coding sequence ATGGGTACTGACACGCATTATTCGGCCGTCTGGGTCGTGATTCCCGCCTTCAACGAAGCCGCCGTCATCGGCGAGGTGATAGCCGATGTGCGTTCGGTATTCGACAACGTCGTCTGCGTGGACGACGGCAGCACCGACGACACCGGCGAGATCGCCCGGCGGGCCGGGGCGCATCTGGTGCGCCATCCGATCAACCTCGGGCAGGGCGCGGCCATTCAGACCGGGGTCGAGTACGCCCGCCGGCAGCCAGGCGCCCAGGTCTTCGCCACCTTCGACGCCGACGGCCAGCACCGGGTCAAAGACCTGGCCGCGATGGTCAACCGGCTGCGGGTCGGTGACGTCGATGTCGTCATCGGCACCCGGTTCGGCACCCGGCAGGGGGCCCGGCCGCCGTTGGTGAAGCGCATGGTGTTGCAGACCGCGGCACGGCTGAGCCGGCGCGGCCGCCGGCTCGGCCTGACCGACACCAACAACGGGCTGCGGGTGTTCAACAAGAAGGTCGCCGACGGGCTGGACATCACCATGAGCGGCATGAGCCACGCCAACGAGTTCGTCATGCTGATCGACGAAAACCATTGGCGCGTGGTCGAAGAACCCATCGAGGTGCTCTACACCGAGTACTCGAGGTCGAAGGGCCAACCGCTGCTCAACGGGGTGAACATCATTTTCGACGGATTTCTGCGAGGAAGGATTCCACGATGA
- a CDS encoding DUF2304 domain-containing protein, with product MNWIQVLLIGSIVALLVYLLRSRRNARSRAWVKVGYVVFVLAGIYAVLRPDDTTVVANWFGVRRGTDLMLYALVMAFCFTTLSTYMRFKDLELRYARLARAVALESALPPDPN from the coding sequence ATGAACTGGATCCAGGTGCTGCTGATCGGATCCATTGTGGCGCTGCTGGTTTACCTGCTGCGCTCGCGGCGCAACGCCCGATCCCGGGCCTGGGTCAAGGTCGGCTACGTGGTGTTCGTGCTGGCCGGTATCTATGCCGTGCTGCGGCCCGACGACACCACCGTGGTGGCGAACTGGTTCGGGGTGCGCCGCGGCACAGACCTGATGCTCTACGCGCTGGTGATGGCGTTCTGCTTCACCACGCTCAGCACCTATATGCGGTTCAAGGACCTGGAGCTGCGCTACGCGCGCCTGGCCCGGGCGGTCGCGCTGGAATCCGCGCTGCCGCCCGACCCGAACTAG
- a CDS encoding NAD-dependent epimerase/dehydratase family protein has product MRALVTGAAGFIGSTLVDRLLADGHTVVGLDNFASGRASNLEHLVGNPAHVFVEADIVTADLEAILDEHRPEVVFHLAAQIDVRHSVADPQFDASVNVIGTVRLAEAARRTGVRKIVHTSSGGSIYGTPPTYPTPETVPTDPASPYAAGKVAGEIYLNTFRHLYGLDCSHIAPANVYGPRQDPHGEAGVVAIFAQALLSGKPTKVFGDGTNTRDYVFVDDVVDAVVKASGDAGGGQRFNIGTGVETSDRQLHSAVAAAVGGPDDPEFHPPRLGDLKRSCLDIGLAARVLGWQPKVGLQQGVARTVEYFRNQHN; this is encoded by the coding sequence GTGCGCGCACTGGTTACCGGGGCAGCCGGATTCATCGGCTCGACGCTAGTCGACCGCCTCCTGGCCGACGGTCACACGGTGGTGGGGCTGGACAACTTCGCGTCCGGCCGCGCGAGCAACCTCGAGCATCTGGTCGGCAACCCGGCGCACGTGTTCGTCGAGGCCGACATCGTGACCGCCGACCTGGAGGCCATCCTCGACGAACACCGCCCGGAGGTGGTGTTCCACCTGGCCGCCCAGATCGACGTGCGGCACTCGGTGGCCGACCCGCAATTCGACGCCTCGGTCAACGTCATCGGCACCGTGCGGCTGGCCGAGGCCGCGCGCCGCACGGGCGTGCGCAAGATCGTGCACACCTCCTCCGGCGGCTCCATCTACGGCACCCCGCCGACCTATCCCACCCCCGAGACGGTGCCCACCGACCCGGCCTCGCCGTATGCCGCGGGCAAGGTGGCCGGCGAGATCTACCTGAACACCTTCCGCCACCTCTACGGCCTGGACTGCTCGCACATCGCGCCGGCCAATGTCTATGGGCCGCGCCAGGATCCGCACGGCGAGGCCGGTGTGGTGGCGATCTTCGCCCAGGCGCTGCTGTCGGGCAAGCCCACCAAGGTTTTCGGGGACGGCACCAACACCCGCGACTACGTTTTCGTCGACGACGTGGTGGACGCCGTCGTCAAGGCATCCGGGGACGCCGGCGGCGGCCAGCGCTTCAACATCGGCACCGGCGTCGAAACCTCGGACCGGCAACTGCATTCGGCCGTCGCGGCCGCCGTCGGGGGACCCGACGACCCGGAGTTCCACCCGCCGCGGCTCGGCGACCTGAAGCGGTCCTGCCTCGATATCGGCTTAGCCGCAAGGGTTTTGGGCTGGCAACCGAAGGTCGGCCTGCAGCAGGGGGTGGCCCGCACGGTCGAGTACTTCCGCAACCAGCACAACTAG
- a CDS encoding DUF6262 family protein: MRADNSINLIRAAQQRHEHTRAKAIAAMHELDRTGAVLTFESVARHAGVSRSWIYTQIDLKDEICRLRAQHRPEPSTPLPARQRASDDSLRQRLEIANRRNHELADENRRLRRQLACALGQLRDDTGRHHERTHRDSVTIGPC, from the coding sequence ATGCGGGCTGACAACAGCATCAACCTCATCCGGGCGGCCCAGCAGCGGCACGAACACACCCGCGCCAAGGCGATCGCGGCGATGCACGAACTCGACCGGACCGGCGCCGTGCTCACCTTCGAATCCGTCGCCCGCCATGCCGGTGTCTCCCGCTCGTGGATCTACACCCAAATCGACCTCAAAGACGAGATCTGCCGGCTCCGCGCCCAGCACCGGCCCGAGCCAAGCACACCGTTACCTGCCCGACAACGCGCCAGCGACGACTCCCTGCGGCAGCGCCTCGAAATCGCCAACCGCCGCAACCACGAACTCGCCGATGAGAACCGGCGGCTACGCCGCCAACTCGCGTGCGCCCTTGGCCAACTCCGCGACGACACCGGAAGACACCATGAACGGACGCATCGCGATTCGGTAACGATCGGGCCATGCTGA